From one Pseudactinotalea sp. HY158 genomic stretch:
- the groL gene encoding chaperonin GroEL (60 kDa chaperone family; promotes refolding of misfolded polypeptides especially under stressful conditions; forms two stacked rings of heptamers to form a barrel-shaped 14mer; ends can be capped by GroES; misfolded proteins enter the barrel where they are refolded when GroES binds) — MAKIIAFDEEARRGMERGLNVLADTVKVTLGPKGRNVVLEKKWGAPTITNDGVSIAKEIELEEPFEKIGAELVKEVAKKTDDVAGDGTTTATVLAQALVREGLRNVAAGANPVALKRGIEKAVEAVTERLFAQAKEVETKEQIAATAAISAGDDQIGQLIAEALDKVGKEGVVTVEESNALGLELELTEGMRFDKGYLSAYFVTDAERQEAVLEDAYVLLVEGKISNVKDMLPLLEKVMQSGKSLFIIAEDVEGEALATLVVNKIRGLFKSVAVKAPGFGDRRKAMLQDIAILTGGQVISETVGLKLENADLSLLGTARKVVVTKDETTIVEGAGDAEQIAGRVSQIRAEIDNSDSDYDREKLQERLAKLAGGVAVIKAGAATEVELKERKHRIEDAVRNAKAAVEEGIVAGGGVALIQASKEAFEVLELDGDEATGANIVRVAVDAPLKQIAVNAGLEGGVVVEKVRHLEPNHGLNAATGVYEDLLAAGVNDPVKVTRSALQNAASIAAMFLTTEAIVADKPEPAPAAGGGEPDMGGMGF, encoded by the coding sequence ATGGCCAAGATCATTGCCTTCGATGAGGAGGCCCGCCGCGGTATGGAGCGTGGACTGAACGTCCTCGCCGACACCGTGAAGGTCACCCTCGGCCCCAAGGGCCGCAACGTGGTTCTCGAGAAGAAGTGGGGCGCCCCCACGATCACCAACGATGGTGTGTCCATCGCCAAGGAGATCGAACTCGAAGAGCCGTTCGAGAAGATCGGTGCCGAGCTCGTCAAGGAGGTCGCCAAGAAGACGGACGACGTCGCGGGCGACGGCACCACCACCGCCACCGTGCTCGCCCAGGCGCTCGTGCGTGAAGGACTGCGCAACGTGGCCGCCGGTGCGAACCCGGTCGCGCTCAAGCGCGGTATCGAGAAGGCCGTCGAGGCCGTGACCGAGAGGCTCTTCGCGCAGGCCAAGGAGGTCGAGACCAAGGAGCAGATCGCCGCCACCGCCGCGATCTCCGCCGGCGACGACCAGATCGGTCAGCTCATCGCCGAAGCCCTCGACAAGGTCGGCAAGGAGGGCGTCGTCACCGTCGAGGAGTCGAACGCCCTGGGCCTCGAGCTCGAACTGACGGAGGGTATGCGCTTCGACAAGGGCTACCTGTCCGCCTACTTCGTCACCGACGCCGAGCGTCAGGAAGCCGTGCTCGAGGACGCCTACGTGCTCCTCGTCGAGGGCAAGATCTCGAACGTCAAGGACATGCTCCCGCTGCTCGAGAAGGTCATGCAGTCGGGCAAGTCGCTGTTCATCATCGCCGAGGACGTCGAGGGCGAAGCCCTGGCCACCCTCGTCGTGAACAAGATCCGCGGCCTGTTCAAGTCCGTGGCCGTCAAGGCCCCGGGCTTCGGCGACCGCCGCAAGGCCATGCTGCAGGACATCGCGATCCTCACCGGCGGCCAGGTCATCTCCGAGACCGTCGGTCTCAAGCTGGAGAACGCCGACCTGTCGCTGCTGGGCACGGCCCGCAAGGTCGTCGTGACCAAGGACGAGACCACGATCGTCGAGGGTGCGGGCGACGCCGAGCAGATCGCCGGCCGGGTCTCGCAGATCCGCGCCGAGATCGACAACTCGGACTCGGACTACGACCGCGAGAAGCTCCAGGAGCGCCTCGCGAAGCTGGCCGGCGGCGTGGCCGTCATCAAGGCCGGTGCCGCGACCGAGGTCGAGCTCAAGGAGCGCAAGCACCGCATCGAGGATGCCGTGCGCAACGCGAAGGCCGCCGTGGAGGAGGGCATCGTCGCCGGTGGTGGCGTGGCGCTCATCCAGGCGTCCAAGGAGGCCTTCGAGGTGCTCGAGCTCGACGGTGACGAGGCGACCGGCGCGAACATCGTTCGCGTCGCCGTCGACGCGCCGCTCAAGCAGATCGCGGTGAACGCCGGCCTCGAGGGCGGCGTCGTCGTGGAGAAGGTGCGTCACCTCGAGCCCAACCACGGCCTCAACGCCGCGACCGGTGTGTACGAGGACCTCCTCGCCGCCGGCGTGAACGACCCGGTCAAGGTGACCCGTTCCGCTCTGCAGAACGCCGCCTCGATCGCGGCCATGTTCCTCACCACCGAGGCCATTGTGGCCGACAAGCCGGAGCCGGCCCCGGCCGCCGGCGGTGGCGAGCCCGACATGGGTGGCATGGGCTTCTAG
- a CDS encoding GntR family transcriptional regulator has protein sequence MTVDKDVRSRTTGEADAVEQPIPHKVYRAVRESIIRGEYPPHLRLSEENLAKELGVSRVPLREGFRMLSRDGFIHQRPHRSAVVREWTPDQVSELYDVRLVFEVKAAGLAAQRVAGGGDPRPLWETLDSIRDGQAPLDPLTAAELSTRFHRTMVELTENPLLISIVEPLFPQMVWHSYLTRNHQPGVSHREHATIAEAITAGDPALAEATTYVHIRRGREMSLKAAEH, from the coding sequence GTGACAGTCGACAAGGACGTGCGGTCGCGGACGACCGGGGAGGCCGACGCCGTCGAGCAGCCGATTCCACACAAGGTCTACCGTGCCGTGCGGGAATCGATTATTCGGGGAGAGTACCCTCCGCATCTTCGGCTGAGCGAGGAGAATCTGGCGAAAGAACTTGGAGTCTCCCGGGTGCCTCTGCGCGAGGGCTTTCGAATGTTGTCACGAGACGGGTTTATCCATCAGCGCCCACACCGCAGCGCGGTGGTGAGGGAATGGACCCCGGACCAGGTGTCGGAGCTCTACGACGTAAGATTGGTCTTCGAGGTCAAGGCGGCAGGGTTGGCGGCCCAACGGGTGGCCGGCGGGGGAGACCCGCGGCCACTGTGGGAGACGCTCGACTCGATTCGTGACGGGCAGGCTCCGCTCGATCCGCTCACGGCGGCCGAGCTGAGTACTCGGTTCCACCGAACGATGGTGGAGTTGACGGAGAACCCGCTCCTCATATCGATCGTCGAACCACTGTTCCCGCAGATGGTCTGGCACTCCTATCTCACCCGCAACCACCAACCGGGCGTTTCGCACCGAGAGCACGCAACTATCGCAGAGGCCATTACCGCGGGAGACCCGGCGTTGGCGGAGGCCACCACCTATGTTCACATCAGGCGCGGACGAGAGATGAGCCTGAAGGCGGCCGAGCACTGA
- a CDS encoding polysaccharide deacetylase family protein: MSDLKGDLVAQEVGPLDLDWTSNAGERMRDFRGYGPNPPEFRWPDGARLAINFAVNFEEGTERNPLVGDAHRDSRGWLKSSLPPGERDLMQESEYEYGTRTGIWRLVRMFEKYEVPFSVFVSSQALPVSPELTDYLAQADCDFVSHGVRSISAPRASEAEQRRSIRDSVDEVYRLTGKRILGAFPRPPIREEARRIMAEEGLLYDSATTNDDVPYYADVAGRPMLVVPYAIDTNDARFWGGQTGPGFTGSSDFFDYLRSAFDILYDEADTSARMMSVGLHARIMRPGRVASLRRFLEYVRQFPEVAIMKRNDIATSFAEKFAPENAWNWPSH, encoded by the coding sequence TTGAGTGACCTCAAGGGCGATCTAGTAGCACAGGAGGTAGGTCCCTTGGATCTGGACTGGACATCGAACGCGGGCGAGCGAATGCGCGACTTCCGCGGCTATGGTCCGAACCCGCCCGAGTTCCGGTGGCCCGACGGGGCTCGCCTGGCGATCAACTTCGCGGTGAATTTCGAGGAGGGAACCGAGCGAAATCCCCTCGTCGGGGATGCTCACCGTGACTCGCGAGGCTGGCTCAAGAGTTCGTTGCCGCCGGGTGAAAGAGACCTAATGCAGGAGTCCGAGTACGAGTACGGTACGCGTACGGGAATCTGGCGGCTCGTGCGCATGTTCGAGAAGTACGAGGTGCCCTTCAGTGTCTTCGTCTCATCTCAGGCGCTCCCGGTGAGCCCGGAGCTGACCGACTACCTCGCACAGGCAGATTGCGACTTCGTCTCCCACGGCGTGCGCTCGATCTCCGCACCGCGCGCCTCGGAAGCGGAGCAGCGTAGGAGCATCCGAGACTCCGTTGACGAGGTCTACCGGCTCACGGGCAAGAGGATCCTCGGGGCCTTCCCGCGGCCCCCGATCCGTGAGGAGGCGCGGCGCATCATGGCTGAGGAAGGCCTCCTCTACGACTCGGCCACCACCAACGACGATGTGCCCTACTATGCCGACGTGGCCGGCCGCCCGATGCTCGTGGTTCCCTACGCCATCGATACGAATGATGCGCGCTTCTGGGGTGGGCAGACCGGCCCGGGCTTCACGGGTAGCTCCGACTTCTTCGACTATCTTCGTTCCGCGTTCGACATCTTGTATGACGAAGCGGATACGAGTGCGCGAATGATGTCCGTCGGCTTGCACGCGCGAATTATGCGCCCGGGTCGTGTCGCGTCCCTGCGACGCTTCCTGGAATACGTTCGGCAATTCCCCGAAGTTGCCATCATGAAGCGAAACGACATCGCGACTTCCTTCGCTGAGAAGTTCGCACCCGAGAACGCCTGGAACTGGCCTTCACATTGA
- a CDS encoding ABC transporter substrate-binding protein, with the protein MTRKSKFKQNVLVGTIILSATALAACGSSGGDSTNADGKLELVVANSQWLDALRGENLWGAVKAYDDAQSEVVLVQQAIPSESIDTKIATELGAGQGPDIMIIQDKLFMTVRDALLPIDDVVAEAENLNETNDAAIVDGEYRGVAWQRAAYALIYNELLLEEAGVEPPTNVDELIEAGQAVQEATGTIGFASRHSVNEITNWYFDFQNWLQGYGGGIAPDGTFAIDSPENVAAVEAFKQVYDADIIPKGDDFPTQRTRMKEGGIAMSIDNSGGTLNIASGASEDLLRIGAAPLPFDHPGAHQQLFVAINKNISPEKQEAAKDFIRWFIGPEAQDLMRSVSGPDRLATDVPIPDDVLTESPWMAAFEQAAVASNSTLVSGHEGDTAQVARIVMEAVEQVLTGDADAATVLADAQQQTEAAFADD; encoded by the coding sequence ATGACAAGGAAGTCAAAATTCAAGCAAAACGTGCTCGTCGGCACGATCATACTGTCGGCAACGGCTCTTGCGGCCTGCGGTAGTAGCGGCGGCGACAGTACGAACGCCGACGGGAAGCTCGAGCTCGTCGTTGCGAACTCGCAGTGGCTCGATGCGCTCCGCGGAGAGAACCTCTGGGGCGCAGTCAAGGCGTACGACGACGCACAGTCCGAGGTCGTCCTGGTTCAGCAGGCGATCCCGTCCGAGAGTATCGATACGAAGATTGCGACAGAACTCGGTGCGGGCCAAGGGCCGGATATCATGATCATTCAGGACAAGCTGTTCATGACGGTGAGGGATGCTCTCCTGCCTATCGACGACGTCGTCGCCGAGGCAGAGAACCTCAACGAGACGAACGACGCAGCAATCGTCGACGGCGAGTATCGCGGTGTGGCCTGGCAACGCGCTGCTTATGCCTTGATCTACAACGAACTCCTGCTCGAGGAGGCTGGGGTCGAGCCGCCGACGAACGTCGACGAACTGATCGAGGCTGGCCAGGCGGTTCAGGAGGCGACCGGCACGATCGGATTCGCCAGCCGCCACAGCGTCAACGAGATCACCAACTGGTACTTCGACTTCCAGAACTGGCTGCAAGGCTATGGCGGCGGGATCGCCCCAGACGGGACATTCGCTATCGACTCGCCCGAGAACGTCGCGGCCGTCGAGGCCTTCAAGCAGGTCTACGACGCGGACATCATCCCCAAGGGCGACGACTTCCCGACGCAGCGCACGCGGATGAAGGAGGGTGGTATAGCGATGTCGATCGACAACAGCGGTGGCACGCTCAACATTGCTTCGGGCGCATCTGAGGACTTGCTGCGGATCGGCGCGGCCCCGCTCCCGTTCGACCATCCGGGCGCGCACCAGCAGTTGTTCGTCGCGATCAATAAGAACATCTCCCCCGAGAAGCAGGAGGCGGCGAAAGACTTCATCCGCTGGTTCATTGGCCCCGAGGCCCAGGACCTGATGCGATCGGTCAGCGGACCGGACCGATTGGCGACCGACGTGCCCATTCCCGACGACGTTCTGACGGAGAGCCCCTGGATGGCTGCGTTCGAGCAGGCGGCTGTCGCCTCGAACAGCACGCTGGTCTCCGGGCATGAGGGTGACACGGCCCAGGTCGCGCGAATCGTTATGGAGGCTGTTGAACAGGTACTGACCGGCGATGCGGATGCGGCCACGGTGCTCGCGGATGCGCAGCAGCAGACCGAGGCTGCGTTCGCGGACGACTGA
- a CDS encoding carbohydrate ABC transporter permease produces the protein MITHKRRFSSRFRTQAMPYLLLLVPVLYLSVVLFWPLGKEVWMSFTDTRLMSPNDGNFIGLENYRALLTSGELPYSIWVTLAYTAATVVCSTALGVCAALLLNRPFVGQTLSRSVLLFGYAVPSVAAVLGWYWIYNERSGILNRVSEALGFGPQAWLTSSEWALISITVVTVWQVTPLVMLVVLAALQSVPEEVREASRIDGADPLNVFRNVTFPHIRPSVELVALLVMVWTIRRFELVYLLTGGGPNNRTSTIVVSLQQMAFENQSLGKAAVFGVIGLVLALLLAGVGVVLRRILGGNRHA, from the coding sequence ATGATCACGCACAAGCGCAGGTTCAGCAGTAGGTTCCGCACGCAGGCGATGCCCTACCTTCTCCTGCTCGTGCCGGTGCTCTACCTGAGCGTCGTCCTGTTCTGGCCTCTTGGTAAGGAGGTCTGGATGAGCTTCACGGACACGAGGCTCATGTCGCCGAACGACGGCAACTTCATCGGGCTGGAGAACTACCGCGCCCTGCTGACGTCGGGGGAGTTGCCCTATTCGATCTGGGTGACGTTGGCCTACACGGCCGCCACGGTCGTCTGCTCGACCGCGCTGGGTGTCTGTGCCGCCCTGCTCCTCAATCGGCCCTTCGTGGGGCAGACACTTTCCCGGTCGGTCCTGCTCTTCGGGTACGCGGTTCCGAGCGTGGCGGCGGTACTGGGCTGGTACTGGATCTACAACGAACGCTCGGGAATCCTGAACAGGGTTTCCGAGGCGCTCGGGTTCGGTCCTCAAGCGTGGCTCACCTCGTCGGAGTGGGCCCTGATCTCGATCACCGTCGTCACCGTTTGGCAGGTGACGCCGCTCGTGATGCTGGTCGTGCTCGCGGCCTTGCAATCGGTGCCGGAGGAGGTGCGGGAGGCGAGTCGGATCGACGGTGCGGACCCACTCAACGTGTTCCGCAACGTCACCTTCCCGCATATCAGACCGTCGGTGGAACTCGTTGCCCTCCTAGTTATGGTGTGGACGATTCGACGATTTGAACTCGTGTACCTGTTGACTGGCGGCGGTCCGAATAACCGCACCAGCACGATCGTCGTCAGCTTGCAGCAGATGGCGTTCGAAAACCAGTCGCTCGGCAAGGCGGCCGTATTCGGCGTGATAGGTCTCGTGCTTGCTCTTTTGCTCGCCGGTGTGGGCGTCGTGCTACGTCGCATTCTTGGAGGGAACAGACATGCGTGA